The Thomasclavelia ramosa DSM 1402 genome includes a region encoding these proteins:
- a CDS encoding response regulator transcription factor, whose amino-acid sequence MNKILIVEDEQAICRLIKINLSDAGYSCKCAYDGKGAIELIEYNQFDLILLDIMLPEINGYELMEYIRPLEIPVIFLTAKGDVKDRVKGLKLGAEDYIVKPFEIIELVARVETVLRRYHKTSTVLSVYDISVDTLSRVVKKNDQVINLTVKEYDLLLLFIQNKNIALFRDRIYEAVWGDYYMGDSRTVDLHVQRMRKKLGLEDKIVPVYKVGYRLEGD is encoded by the coding sequence ATGAATAAAATTTTGATCGTTGAAGACGAACAGGCAATTTGTAGACTGATTAAGATTAACTTATCAGATGCTGGATATAGCTGCAAATGTGCTTATGATGGGAAAGGAGCAATTGAATTAATTGAGTATAATCAATTTGATTTAATTTTACTAGATATTATGTTACCAGAAATTAATGGCTATGAATTAATGGAATATATTCGTCCTTTAGAAATTCCAGTGATTTTTTTAACGGCTAAAGGTGATGTAAAAGATCGGGTTAAGGGATTGAAACTGGGAGCTGAGGATTATATTGTTAAGCCTTTTGAGATTATTGAATTAGTTGCTCGGGTAGAAACGGTACTGCGCCGTTATCATAAAACATCAACAGTTTTAAGTGTTTATGATATTAGTGTAGATACACTTTCACGAGTAGTGAAGAAAAATGATCAAGTAATCAACCTAACAGTAAAAGAATATGATTTGCTACTGTTGTTTATTCAAAATAAAAATATTGCTCTTTTCCGTGATCGAATTTATGAAGCGGTATGGGGTGATTATTATATGGGAGATAGCCGAACTGTTGATCTTCATGTACAGCGAATGCGAAAAAAGCTTGGATTGGA
- a CDS encoding ABC transporter ATP-binding protein yields the protein MKKILEVKNINKSYQHNKAINNLSFNVYDGEILGLLGPNGAGKSTTINILSTLLTSDTGTINIFNLPLTSHSNKIKAQLGIVPQEIALYEDISAYHNVAFFASLYGVKKKDLPKQVMNALTFVGLSDKKNDDPRTFSGGMKRRLNIACAIAHNPKLLILDEPTVGIDPQSRNYILSSLKELKEKGTTIIYTTHYMEEVEEIADRIVIMDRGTKIAEGTLKELLAKYKDTLIYTIYADNFPADLAISLSTINGVEEIKTNADNFKITVSKNYDALDKIIMLFVHKKCHINKMETEEGNLEMVFLGLTGKKLRD from the coding sequence ATGAAAAAAATCTTAGAAGTTAAAAATATTAATAAAAGCTACCAGCATAACAAGGCTATCAATAACTTATCTTTCAACGTCTATGATGGTGAGATTCTTGGCTTATTAGGGCCTAATGGTGCTGGTAAAAGTACCACAATCAATATTCTATCAACACTTTTAACCAGTGATACTGGCACCATTAACATATTTAACTTGCCCTTAACATCTCACTCTAATAAAATAAAAGCTCAACTCGGTATTGTCCCTCAAGAAATTGCATTATACGAAGATATTTCAGCCTATCATAATGTAGCCTTTTTCGCTTCATTATACGGTGTTAAAAAGAAAGATTTACCAAAACAAGTAATGAATGCCTTAACTTTTGTCGGCTTATCCGATAAAAAAAATGATGATCCTAGAACCTTTAGCGGTGGAATGAAACGACGTTTAAATATAGCCTGTGCAATTGCCCATAATCCTAAATTATTAATTCTAGATGAACCAACCGTAGGAATTGATCCACAATCACGAAATTATATTTTATCCTCATTAAAGGAGTTAAAAGAAAAAGGTACAACTATTATTTATACGACCCATTATATGGAAGAAGTTGAAGAAATCGCTGATCGAATCGTTATTATGGATAGAGGCACTAAGATCGCCGAAGGAACATTAAAAGAACTTTTAGCCAAATATAAAGACACTCTTATCTACACCATCTATGCTGATAATTTTCCAGCCGATCTAGCAATATCACTAAGTACTATCAATGGTGTTGAAGAGATCAAAACTAATGCAGATAATTTTAAAATCACAGTTTCTAAAAATTACGACGCATTAGATAAGATCATTATGCTTTTTGTTCACAAAAAATGTCATATTAATAAAATGGAAACAGAAGAAGGAAATTTAGAGATGGTATTTTTAGGTCTAACTGGGAAGAAGCTAAGGGATTGA
- a CDS encoding ABC transporter permease, with amino-acid sequence MIKFWTLFKHDLYNLISSPGTLSVFLIFPTILILLMGFLFDNLYHTTIISSYDFYGVTMIFFIAMMGATVPANAFLEKHIKNGNTRIFYSPVSRVSIYSSKILTCFLFMALALTINIIIFDTISLVNFGSDKIGYVILLIINFVLFLTILSSAICVTLHSEELTNIILSNSMSVLGFLSGIFFPIASLGAIFEKIASFSPIKWTVDCIFQLIYDGQSTNYWWIMFALLTLSSLLLLVVHKNYRPEDYI; translated from the coding sequence ATGATAAAATTTTGGACTTTATTTAAACACGATCTATATAATCTTATTTCCAGCCCAGGTACCTTATCTGTTTTTCTTATTTTTCCTACAATCTTAATTTTATTAATGGGGTTTTTATTTGATAATTTATATCATACAACTATAATCAGTTCCTATGATTTTTACGGTGTAACAATGATATTTTTTATTGCGATGATGGGCGCTACTGTCCCTGCTAATGCTTTTCTAGAAAAGCATATCAAAAACGGAAATACCCGAATCTTTTACAGCCCTGTATCTCGCGTGTCGATCTACAGCTCAAAGATTCTCACATGTTTTTTATTCATGGCACTTGCCTTAACAATCAATATCATTATTTTTGATACGATATCATTGGTAAACTTCGGTAGTGATAAAATCGGATATGTAATTCTCTTAATAATAAACTTTGTTCTATTCCTTACAATATTAAGCAGTGCTATTTGTGTTACTCTTCATAGTGAAGAACTCACAAATATTATTTTATCAAACTCAATGTCTGTATTAGGCTTTCTATCTGGAATCTTTTTCCCAATCGCGAGTTTAGGTGCTATTTTTGAAAAGATTGCAAGTTTTTCACCAATCAAATGGACTGTCGATTGTATTTTTCAATTAATTTACGATGGACAAAGTACTAATTACTGGTGGATCATGTTTGCTCTTTTGACACTATCTTCACTTTTACTACTTGTTGTCCACAAAAACTATCGTCCAGAAGACTATATTTAG
- a CDS encoding ABC transporter permease: MYKLIKLILYRIKHNKAFLITYLVLIPIIIALAIYFTNCISHTIQIGIVGDIDTSQNSQIKYTYLDTLPSTSELVLNQYDAVMVQDDKNIDVLSTKGETYNQTITLLVNGQINSLPVNDNQRGSASNILGFLMMVILLLGGQIYKYYFDERTGINKRILSTSVSCYQYLLSHFIVVYIFLFIPATIIICSALFVFKITLSIALWKFILILALLCFFATSFGLWSNVLSKSLEESMMFGNMFAIIGTIVSGGITQVTNNEIFNYVVQFFPQKQVMTTLSALENKNVLPTSGIIYSLLLSLVLIISAIVIEKRKLSVR, encoded by the coding sequence ATGTACAAACTCATAAAACTAATATTATATCGAATCAAGCACAACAAAGCATTTCTAATTACTTATCTTGTTTTGATTCCTATTATCATTGCACTTGCAATATACTTTACCAACTGCATTTCTCATACAATACAAATAGGAATCGTGGGAGATATAGACACATCTCAAAATTCTCAGATCAAATATACTTATCTAGATACTCTTCCTAGTACCTCCGAACTTGTCTTAAATCAATATGATGCCGTAATGGTCCAAGATGATAAAAATATTGATGTCTTATCCACTAAAGGTGAAACGTATAACCAAACTATCACCCTCTTAGTAAATGGTCAAATAAACAGCTTACCCGTTAATGATAATCAGCGTGGCAGTGCTTCAAATATATTAGGCTTCTTAATGATGGTGATACTTCTTCTTGGCGGACAAATTTATAAATATTACTTTGATGAACGAACTGGCATCAACAAACGCATCTTGAGTACTTCAGTAAGTTGTTATCAGTATTTATTGAGTCATTTTATTGTTGTTTATATTTTTCTTTTTATTCCTGCCACGATAATCATTTGCAGTGCTCTTTTTGTTTTTAAGATCACTTTATCGATTGCACTCTGGAAATTCATTTTAATCTTAGCACTTTTATGTTTCTTTGCAACTTCATTCGGTCTTTGGAGTAATGTCTTATCAAAATCTTTGGAAGAAAGTATGATGTTTGGAAATATGTTTGCAATTATTGGAACTATTGTCTCTGGCGGGATCACTCAAGTAACAAATAATGAAATTTTTAATTATGTTGTTCAATTTTTCCCTCAAAAACAAGTTATGACTACGCTTTCAGCTCTAGAAAACAAAAACGTTTTACCGACTTCAGGAATAATTTATTCCCTTTTACTTTCACTTGTTTTAATTATATCAGCAATTGTTATTGAAAAAAGAAAGCTGTCAGTTAGGTAA
- a CDS encoding elongation factor G — MRTYHANEIGNVAVLGHSGCGKTSIVEAMAYRSGIINRTGSISEGNTLSDYSEEEIKRQSSVNLAVIPVEWNNCKINLVDVPGIFDFVGECEAALSVCESALIVVPSSAGISAGTKQAMFRAKDKAKIIYINGLDNPSSDYATKLQQLKDTYGKAIAPIQVPIMDNNKMVGYVNVAKMEGRIFDGEQTKATDIPIELMEQVRPIKEMIDEAVANTSDELLEKYINEEPFTKEEISWALRKGVMERTLIPVLCGTDQIGIQIILNSIVAFFSAAGDMTNSLIVKNIDTDEEEIIGYDESLPASIFIFKTIADPFIGRTTLFKVVTGTLYSGSSLYNVKEKEVERIAKLYQPRGKDLIEVDCLHAGDIGAVTKLSYSKTNDTLCIAGYQIIVPEIEFSTPYYGKAIVPLGKSNEEKIANAINKLLEEDPTLKFESNPETKQQCIYGIGDIHLDMMLNKLKSKFKVEATLENIKIPYRETIKKSITQRTRFKKQSGGHGQFGEVEITFEPTYDYSQSYLFEEKVFGGAVPKSYFPAVEKGLIESVKSGVLAGYPVLGIKATLIDGAYHNVDSSEMAFKTATAMCFKEAIPKASPALLEPYMKMKVVVDEQYTGDIMSNFNTKRARVIGSDVLNDGLIKIVAEAPMSEVMNYAVDLRSITQGQGVFEMEFLDYEFASDNIVKAVLNK, encoded by the coding sequence ATGAGAACTTATCATGCGAACGAAATCGGAAATGTTGCTGTCTTGGGGCACTCTGGATGCGGTAAAACAAGCATCGTTGAAGCAATGGCATATCGCAGCGGCATCATTAATCGAACCGGAAGTATTAGCGAAGGCAATACTTTAAGCGACTATAGTGAAGAAGAAATAAAACGTCAGTCATCTGTCAATTTAGCTGTTATTCCTGTTGAATGGAATAACTGTAAAATCAATTTAGTTGATGTTCCAGGAATTTTTGACTTTGTTGGTGAATGCGAAGCAGCTCTAAGTGTTTGTGAATCAGCTTTGATCGTCGTTCCTTCTTCAGCGGGAATCAGTGCCGGTACAAAACAAGCGATGTTTAGAGCTAAAGATAAAGCCAAAATCATCTATATTAACGGATTAGATAACCCTAGCAGTGACTATGCAACTAAACTGCAACAATTAAAGGATACGTATGGCAAAGCCATTGCTCCCATCCAAGTACCAATCATGGATAATAATAAAATGGTCGGTTATGTTAATGTAGCTAAAATGGAGGGACGAATTTTTGATGGAGAGCAAACCAAGGCAACTGATATTCCTATTGAATTGATGGAACAAGTTCGGCCAATTAAAGAAATGATTGACGAAGCCGTTGCTAATACCAGTGATGAACTATTAGAAAAGTATATTAATGAAGAACCATTTACGAAAGAAGAAATTTCCTGGGCACTTCGTAAAGGGGTAATGGAGCGCACTCTTATTCCCGTTTTATGCGGAACTGATCAAATTGGTATTCAAATTATTTTAAATTCAATCGTTGCATTCTTTAGCGCTGCTGGTGACATGACAAATTCATTAATCGTAAAAAATATCGACACTGATGAAGAAGAAATCATCGGTTATGACGAAAGTCTTCCTGCAAGTATTTTTATCTTTAAAACAATTGCAGATCCTTTCATCGGCCGAACTACATTGTTTAAGGTCGTTACCGGAACCCTTTATAGCGGTAGTTCATTATATAATGTAAAAGAAAAAGAAGTCGAACGAATCGCTAAACTATATCAACCTAGGGGGAAAGATTTAATCGAGGTCGATTGTCTTCATGCTGGTGATATTGGCGCAGTTACAAAACTTAGTTATTCAAAAACTAATGATACATTGTGCATTGCTGGTTATCAAATTATTGTTCCAGAGATTGAATTTTCAACTCCATATTACGGTAAAGCAATCGTTCCCTTAGGTAAAAGTAATGAGGAAAAAATTGCAAATGCAATTAATAAACTCTTAGAAGAAGACCCTACTTTAAAATTCGAAAGTAATCCTGAAACAAAACAACAATGCATCTATGGAATTGGAGACATTCATTTAGATATGATGTTAAATAAATTAAAAAGCAAATTTAAAGTCGAAGCGACTTTAGAAAATATCAAGATTCCATATCGAGAAACAATTAAAAAGAGCATTACCCAAAGAACCAGATTCAAAAAACAATCAGGTGGTCATGGCCAATTCGGCGAAGTCGAAATTACTTTCGAGCCTACCTACGATTACAGTCAATCATATCTTTTTGAAGAAAAAGTATTTGGCGGTGCAGTTCCTAAATCTTATTTTCCTGCAGTTGAGAAGGGATTAATAGAAAGCGTTAAAAGTGGTGTTTTAGCCGGTTACCCTGTTTTAGGCATTAAAGCTACTCTGATTGATGGTGCCTATCATAACGTTGATTCATCGGAAATGGCCTTTAAAACTGCAACTGCAATGTGCTTTAAAGAAGCTATCCCAAAAGCAAGTCCCGCCTTATTAGAGCCATATATGAAAATGAAGGTGGTCGTTGATGAACAATACACTGGTGACATCATGAGTAACTTTAATACTAAACGTGCTCGGGTAATTGGCAGTGATGTTTTAAATGACGGTCTAATCAAAATCGTTGCAGAAGCACCAATGAGTGAAGTGATGAATTATGCCGTTGATCTACGTTCAATCACACAAGGTCAAGGTGTCTTTGAAATGGAATTTTTAGATTATGAATTTGCTAGCGATAACATAGTTAAAGCAGTTCTCAATAAATAA
- the galE gene encoding UDP-glucose 4-epimerase GalE, translating into MNVLVCGGTGYIGSHICVELLNAGYEVTVIDDFSNSRPEVLGYIKQITGKEVKFYEFNILDEEKTEAVFKENKLDAVIHCAAFKAVGESVEKPIEYYTNNLTTTLIVSKMMKKYHVNQIVFSSSATVYGDPETVPITEDCKLGETTNPYGTSKAMMERILTDVQHACPEMSVTLLRYFNPIGAHESGLIGEDPKGIPNNLMPYIMKVATGELECLGVFGDDYDTHDGTGVRDYIHVVDLAKGHVKAIEHYANPGVHICNLGTGTGYSVLDLVKAFERVNNVKVKYVIKDRRPGDIATCYANPARAKEELDWVATKGIDEMCRDTWNYALKHK; encoded by the coding sequence ATGAACGTACTTGTTTGCGGTGGAACCGGATATATCGGGAGCCACATTTGTGTAGAATTATTAAATGCTGGTTATGAAGTTACTGTGATTGATGACTTCTCTAATTCAAGACCTGAAGTATTGGGGTATATTAAACAAATCACTGGTAAAGAAGTAAAATTTTATGAATTTAATATTTTAGATGAGGAAAAAACTGAAGCTGTCTTTAAGGAAAATAAACTTGATGCCGTAATTCATTGTGCAGCATTTAAAGCTGTCGGAGAATCTGTTGAAAAACCAATTGAATATTATACTAATAACTTAACAACAACTTTGATCGTTAGTAAAATGATGAAAAAATATCATGTTAATCAAATTGTTTTTTCATCTAGTGCTACAGTTTATGGTGACCCAGAAACCGTTCCAATTACTGAAGATTGTAAGTTAGGTGAAACAACTAACCCATACGGTACTAGCAAAGCAATGATGGAAAGAATTTTAACTGACGTTCAACATGCATGCCCAGAAATGTCAGTAACATTGTTACGTTACTTTAATCCAATCGGAGCCCATGAATCTGGATTGATTGGTGAAGATCCTAAAGGGATTCCTAACAATTTAATGCCATATATCATGAAAGTTGCAACTGGTGAATTAGAATGCTTAGGTGTATTTGGTGATGATTATGATACACATGACGGAACTGGCGTTCGTGATTATATTCATGTTGTTGACTTAGCTAAAGGGCATGTAAAAGCAATTGAACATTATGCTAATCCTGGAGTCCATATTTGTAATCTTGGTACGGGTACAGGATATAGTGTTCTTGATTTAGTTAAAGCTTTCGAAAGAGTCAATAATGTAAAAGTTAAATACGTTATTAAAGATCGTCGTCCTGGGGATATCGCTACTTGTTATGCTAATCCTGCTCGCGCCAAGGAAGAGCTTGATTGGGTAGCTACCAAAGGAATTGACGAGATGTGTCGCGACACTTGGAATTATGCTTTAAAACATAAATAA
- the alr gene encoding alanine racemase has translation MSLHRDTYAEINLKYLKENIETTYKKFKRPLMAVIKADAYGHGYREVATYIKDIEYLEMFAVATLPEAIELRELGITKGILILGAVPTSKEEIDLAIKYDISLTMISLDYMHHLETLIDQQPLKIHIKLDTGMHRIGLTSKAQLDEMLNTIDYNKFILEGIFTHYATADGEQAAFDQQRELFYDLVADHKFKYIHCCNSAAMAYHHDDRSNLGRIGIIMYGIDPAGNETKEFKQVMSLYSKVALIKKIKAGDRVGYGLTYTADEDEYLATIPIGYADGLIRKNQGRNVYINGKYFEIVGRVCMDQIMVRVDETIKEGDKVEIFGAHISLASMARELETIPYEIICLITKRVDRLYIK, from the coding sequence ATGAGTTTACATCGTGATACATATGCAGAAATTAATTTAAAATATTTAAAAGAAAATATTGAAACAACATATAAAAAATTTAAACGTCCGTTAATGGCGGTAATTAAAGCGGATGCTTATGGTCATGGATATCGAGAAGTGGCCACATATATTAAAGATATTGAATATCTTGAGATGTTTGCAGTAGCAACCTTACCGGAAGCAATTGAGTTACGTGAATTAGGTATTACTAAAGGAATTTTAATTTTAGGAGCTGTTCCAACTTCTAAGGAAGAAATTGATTTAGCAATTAAATATGATATTTCTTTAACAATGATCTCCTTGGATTACATGCATCATCTAGAAACATTGATAGATCAACAGCCGTTGAAAATCCATATTAAATTAGATACGGGAATGCATCGTATTGGCTTAACTAGCAAAGCACAGTTGGATGAGATGTTAAATACTATTGATTACAATAAGTTTATCTTAGAAGGAATTTTTACGCATTATGCAACAGCTGATGGTGAACAGGCAGCTTTTGACCAGCAAAGAGAACTTTTTTATGATTTAGTAGCTGATCATAAATTTAAATATATTCATTGTTGTAATAGTGCGGCAATGGCTTATCATCATGATGATCGTTCTAATTTAGGGAGAATTGGAATTATTATGTATGGGATCGATCCAGCTGGTAATGAAACAAAGGAATTTAAACAGGTAATGTCTTTATATTCTAAAGTTGCTCTGATTAAAAAAATTAAAGCTGGTGACCGAGTTGGTTACGGCTTGACTTATACTGCTGATGAAGATGAATATTTAGCAACGATCCCAATTGGCTATGCTGATGGATTGATTCGTAAAAATCAGGGGCGGAACGTTTATATTAATGGTAAATATTTTGAAATTGTTGGTCGTGTTTGCATGGATCAAATAATGGTTCGGGTAGATGAAACGATTAAAGAAGGGGATAAGGTAGAGATTTTTGGAGCGCATATAAGTTTAGCGAGCATGGCAAGAGAACTTGAAACGATTCCTTATGAAATAATTTGTTTGATTACTAAACGAGTTGACCGTTTATATATAAAATAA
- a CDS encoding LolA family protein: protein MKKIYIGIAAAVVIVIAALTFFKMKDSSLDKVIEKVKAYDKYALTCNMEMVENDELKSYLVNVSYLKEKKNEYYKVELYDKSLNQSQIIVKNPDGVFVLTPTLNQIFKFQSEWPNNSPKPYIYQSLIELLEKGEVEKIKTGYQVKCEVTYPNDSRVVAQEIIFDKSLAPKQVTVLDKDEAEIITADFTDFKTDVKLGKDNFNEKKVLEKSTNEYSNVSSELPLYPVALMGSTLDSEKVSTIDGTTNHILKFTGDKNFTVIETPVTASEEVAVETVSGEVIDLVDGVAFYNDGQLMMMKSGVLCKLYSQDLNKDEMVNVISSMQTSSLK from the coding sequence TTGAAAAAAATATATATTGGTATTGCCGCGGCAGTTGTGATAGTAATCGCAGCGTTAACTTTCTTTAAAATGAAAGATAGTTCTTTAGATAAGGTGATTGAAAAGGTTAAGGCTTATGATAAATATGCACTTACTTGTAATATGGAAATGGTTGAAAATGATGAACTTAAAAGTTATCTAGTCAATGTTAGTTATTTAAAAGAAAAAAAGAATGAATATTATAAAGTAGAATTATATGATAAATCATTGAATCAATCACAAATCATTGTTAAGAACCCTGATGGTGTTTTTGTTTTAACACCAACTTTAAATCAAATCTTTAAATTTCAAAGTGAGTGGCCGAATAATTCCCCAAAACCATACATCTATCAATCTCTAATTGAATTATTAGAAAAAGGCGAAGTGGAAAAAATAAAAACAGGTTATCAAGTTAAATGTGAAGTGACTTATCCAAATGATTCACGGGTGGTAGCTCAAGAAATTATTTTTGATAAATCATTAGCGCCAAAGCAAGTAACCGTTTTAGATAAAGACGAAGCTGAAATAATTACCGCTGATTTTACTGATTTTAAGACAGATGTTAAATTGGGAAAAGATAATTTTAATGAGAAGAAGGTTTTAGAAAAGAGTACTAATGAGTATTCTAATGTTTCTAGTGAGTTACCATTATATCCAGTTGCCTTAATGGGAAGCACTTTAGATAGTGAAAAAGTTTCAACGATTGATGGGACAACTAACCATATTTTAAAATTCACTGGAGATAAGAATTTTACAGTAATTGAAACACCGGTAACTGCTAGTGAAGAAGTTGCAGTTGAAACGGTAAGTGGTGAAGTAATTGATCTTGTTGATGGTGTGGCATTTTATAATGATGGTCAATTAATGATGATGAAATCAGGTGTTTTATGCAAATTGTATTCTCAAGATTTAAATAAAGATGAAATGGTCAATGTAATCAGTAGTATGCAGACATCGAGTTTAAAATAG
- a CDS encoding DUF378 domain-containing protein, which translates to MNILQKISLVLTIIGAINWGLIGLFNFNLVDSLFGVDSFLSMLIYILVGIAGIINIMLLFTDLDTK; encoded by the coding sequence ATGAATATATTACAAAAAATTTCATTAGTATTAACAATTATCGGAGCGATAAACTGGGGCTTAATCGGTTTATTCAATTTCAACCTAGTTGATTCTCTATTTGGTGTTGATAGCTTTTTATCAATGTTAATATATATTTTAGTTGGTATTGCCGGTATTATTAATATTATGCTACTATTTACTGATTTAGATACAAAATAA
- a CDS encoding HAD family hydrolase: MKQKFAFFDYDDTLIHGDSGRALLKYYLKKHPLAVFRLLKVAVAFPLSIIGLVKFQTAKSAWLFPMDNLSDEELNDFYQTCLIPKYYPNVVAELKDKKNDGYLVYICSASIEGYLRFCDLPVDGILGTKTEVIGGKYTSRMIGNNCKNEEKVTRLTAVIAKLGVEIDYENSYAYSDSMHDIPMLKMVKNRIRINKKNGEMTPFIIEE; the protein is encoded by the coding sequence ATGAAGCAAAAGTTTGCGTTTTTTGATTATGATGATACTTTGATTCATGGTGATTCAGGAAGAGCACTATTAAAATATTATTTAAAAAAACATCCTTTAGCAGTATTTAGACTGCTAAAGGTAGCAGTTGCTTTTCCTTTATCGATAATTGGGTTAGTAAAATTTCAAACGGCTAAAAGTGCCTGGTTGTTTCCAATGGATAATTTAAGTGATGAAGAGCTTAATGATTTTTATCAAACATGTCTTATTCCTAAATATTATCCTAATGTAGTTGCAGAATTAAAAGATAAAAAAAATGACGGTTATCTTGTTTATATCTGTTCAGCATCGATTGAAGGTTACTTAAGATTTTGTGATCTGCCGGTAGATGGGATATTAGGAACGAAAACAGAGGTAATCGGAGGCAAATATACAAGTCGAATGATTGGTAATAATTGTAAAAACGAAGAAAAGGTAACACGGTTAACTGCGGTTATAGCGAAATTAGGGGTTGAGATAGACTATGAAAATTCATATGCTTATTCTGATTCAATGCACGATATTCCAATGTTAAAAATGGTTAAAAATAGAATTAGAATAAATAAAAAAAATGGAGAAATGACTCCATTCATAATTGAAGAGTAG
- the deoD gene encoding purine-nucleoside phosphorylase, whose amino-acid sequence MATPHNQATKGEIAKTVLMPGDPLRAKFLAETYLENVKQFNTVRNMFGYTGTYKGKEVSIMGSGMGMPSIGIYSYELFSQYDVENIIRIGSCGSFKENVHLRDIIIVQGCCTDSNFAHQYELPGTYSAISSYALLERAVNKAKEKDVVYHVGNVLASDIFYHADQGSVEKWASMGCLGVEMESYALFATAAYLNKRALTLLTVSDSLVSNEETSPEEREKTFTAMMEIALEIA is encoded by the coding sequence ATGGCCACACCACATAATCAAGCGACCAAAGGAGAAATAGCAAAAACAGTATTGATGCCGGGAGATCCTTTAAGAGCAAAATTTTTAGCAGAAACTTATTTAGAGAATGTAAAACAGTTTAATACAGTTCGTAATATGTTCGGATATACGGGAACTTATAAAGGAAAAGAAGTATCAATCATGGGTTCGGGAATGGGGATGCCATCGATTGGAATTTATAGTTATGAATTATTTAGTCAGTATGATGTAGAAAATATTATAAGGATCGGTTCATGTGGTTCTTTTAAAGAAAATGTGCATTTAAGAGATATTATTATTGTTCAAGGGTGCTGTACGGATTCTAATTTTGCTCATCAATATGAATTACCGGGTACTTATAGTGCTATTTCTAGTTATGCTTTATTAGAGCGGGCAGTTAATAAAGCTAAAGAAAAAGACGTTGTTTACCATGTTGGTAATGTTTTAGCATCAGATATTTTTTATCATGCTGATCAAGGTTCAGTTGAAAAATGGGCATCAATGGGTTGTCTTGGAGTAGAAATGGAATCATATGCTTTATTTGCTACTGCAGCCTATTTAAATAAGCGTGCTTTAACATTGTTAACAGTATCTGATTCATTGGTGTCAAATGAAGAAACGTCCCCTGAGGAAAGAGAAAAGACATTTACAGCGATGATGGAAATTGCTTTGGAGATTGCTTAA
- a CDS encoding ABC-2 transporter permease has translation MKGLYIKDFKLMMNQKMFFIVIAAMAIFFAVTQTNIFFVISYATFIAAMFVISSISYDEFNNGNAFLFTLPVTRTGYVKEKYLFAATLATGAWLAATILSIVVVFIQGTEVIILEWFLTAAMILLVALMMVLIIIPVQLKFGQSKGNVAMLLVMGGAFAIGYLVVSVLSNFGIDVFAMIDALSTIGLSGLLMILLLMVAGAGIISYLISCKIMTEKEF, from the coding sequence ATGAAAGGCCTATATATTAAAGATTTTAAATTAATGATGAATCAAAAGATGTTTTTTATCGTAATTGCAGCAATGGCAATATTTTTTGCGGTTACCCAGACAAATATATTTTTTGTAATTAGTTATGCTACTTTTATTGCCGCAATGTTCGTTATAAGCAGTATTAGTTATGATGAATTTAATAATGGCAATGCGTTTCTCTTTACTTTACCAGTGACAAGAACTGGATATGTCAAAGAAAAATATTTATTTGCAGCTACTTTGGCGACCGGGGCATGGCTGGCAGCTACAATTTTATCGATAGTGGTTGTTTTTATTCAAGGAACTGAGGTTATTATTTTGGAGTGGTTTTTAACTGCGGCAATGATCTTGTTAGTGGCATTAATGATGGTCTTAATAATAATTCCAGTTCAACTTAAATTTGGTCAAAGTAAAGGAAATGTAGCAATGCTGTTAGTTATGGGTGGTGCTTTTGCAATTGGCTATTTAGTTGTGTCAGTTCTTTCAAATTTTGGAATTGATGTATTTGCGATGATTGATGCATTAAGCACGATTGGATTAAGCGGGTTGTTGATGATTTTACTCTTAATGGTTGCTGGTGCGGGGATAATATCGTATTTGATTAGTTGTAAAATTATGACAGAAAAAGAGTTTTGA